The Mucilaginibacter mallensis genome has a segment encoding these proteins:
- the rlmB gene encoding 23S rRNA (guanosine(2251)-2'-O)-methyltransferase RlmB, translating into MTFNSRPVRESNQMVFGIRAVVEAIRSGKEIEALYIQRGIGGSLLNELRELTVEYNITPQQVPVEKLNRLTMKNHQGVVAFISPIIYQKVEDIIPQVFEKGEVPLILVLDAITDVRNMGAIARTAECAGVHAIVIPAKGSAQINPDAIKTSAGALYKIPVCRHDNFMQTVKFLQESGLQLVCCTEKTKEDIYAPDYTSPTAIIMGSEEDGIRNEIIRISDHLAKIPMFGEIESLNVSVSTGVILYEAIRQRGLKAN; encoded by the coding sequence ATGACATTTAATTCGAGGCCTGTACGCGAGAGTAATCAGATGGTTTTTGGCATTCGCGCGGTTGTTGAGGCTATCCGGTCGGGTAAGGAAATTGAGGCTTTGTACATACAAAGAGGTATTGGCGGCAGCCTGCTTAATGAGTTGCGGGAACTTACTGTTGAGTATAACATTACCCCCCAGCAGGTCCCGGTTGAAAAGCTGAACCGCCTCACTATGAAGAACCATCAGGGTGTGGTCGCTTTTATTTCACCAATTATTTATCAAAAGGTTGAAGATATTATACCGCAGGTGTTTGAGAAAGGGGAGGTGCCCTTAATTTTAGTGCTTGATGCTATTACCGATGTACGCAATATGGGCGCCATTGCCCGCACCGCCGAATGCGCGGGTGTACACGCCATTGTTATACCTGCGAAAGGCTCGGCACAGATCAACCCCGATGCCATAAAAACCTCGGCAGGGGCATTGTATAAGATCCCGGTTTGCAGGCACGATAACTTTATGCAAACGGTAAAATTTCTGCAGGAATCTGGTCTGCAACTGGTATGCTGTACCGAAAAAACCAAAGAAGATATTTATGCGCCAGATTATACCTCGCCCACAGCCATTATCATGGGGTCGGAGGAAGACGGTATTCGCAATGAGATCATCAGAATTTCCGATCACCTGGCAAAGATCCCTATGTTTGGCGAAATTGAATCATTGAACGTATCGGTATCAACGGGCGTGATTTTATACGAGGCGATAAGGCAGCGCGGGTTAAAAGCTAATTAA
- a CDS encoding mannose-1-phosphate guanylyltransferase, with the protein MNKNYYAIIMAGGIGSRFWPISRTSHPKQFIDILGTGKTLIQNTYERFLKVCPKENIYVVTNENYTHLVKSQLPDMADNQILTEPVMRNTAPCIAYGCFKIESLNPDAAIVVAPSDHLILDEPAFITSIEKSLQAVAGHDYLITLGIKPSRPDTGYGYIQYTDQTIKNDFHKVKTFTEKPNLEIAKTFLQSGDFLWNAGIFVWSAKAIVKAFSQYLPDMNEIFVEARAFYNGENEKKHIHTAYQQCTNISIDYGIMEKADNVYVLPSEFGWSDLGTWASIYDLADKDYVGNAVIPAEKVIMYDSSNCMVNVPGEKLVILQGLHDYIVVESNNSLLICPRDQEQNIKQVVADVKQKFGTKYI; encoded by the coding sequence ATGAATAAAAATTATTATGCCATAATCATGGCTGGGGGCATCGGGAGTCGTTTTTGGCCAATCAGCAGAACATCGCATCCAAAGCAATTTATTGATATACTGGGCACCGGTAAAACTTTAATACAGAACACTTATGAGCGTTTTTTAAAAGTATGCCCTAAAGAAAACATTTATGTTGTCACCAACGAAAACTACACTCACCTTGTAAAAAGCCAGCTGCCTGATATGGCAGATAACCAAATATTAACTGAACCTGTAATGCGCAATACCGCGCCATGCATTGCTTATGGATGCTTTAAGATTGAAAGCCTTAATCCTGATGCTGCCATAGTTGTTGCGCCATCAGATCATTTAATTTTGGATGAACCGGCGTTTATAACCAGTATTGAAAAATCGTTGCAGGCCGTGGCAGGGCATGATTACCTGATAACCCTGGGCATAAAACCATCACGACCGGATACAGGCTATGGATACATCCAATACACGGATCAAACTATTAAAAATGATTTTCATAAGGTAAAAACCTTTACAGAAAAGCCAAATCTTGAAATAGCCAAAACCTTTTTACAAAGCGGCGATTTTTTATGGAACGCGGGCATATTTGTATGGTCGGCTAAGGCTATTGTTAAAGCCTTTAGCCAATATTTGCCTGATATGAATGAGATTTTTGTTGAAGCACGCGCATTTTACAATGGAGAAAACGAGAAAAAGCATATCCATACCGCTTACCAGCAATGCACCAACATATCAATCGATTACGGCATAATGGAAAAAGCTGATAACGTGTACGTGCTTCCATCAGAATTTGGCTGGAGCGACCTGGGCACCTGGGCTTCTATATATGATCTTGCCGATAAGGACTATGTAGGCAACGCTGTTATTCCAGCCGAAAAAGTAATCATGTATGATTCATCCAACTGCATGGTTAACGTACCCGGCGAAAAACTGGTGATATTACAGGGCTTGCACGACTATATCGTTGTAGAATCAAACAACTCCCTCCTCATTTGCCCCCGCGACCAGGAGCAAAATATTAAACAGGTTGTGGCTGATGTGAAACAGAAGTTTGGGACGAAGTATATTTAG
- the recQ gene encoding DNA helicase RecQ, producing METKKSLFDNLQNFFGFDNFKGEQEAIITNILAGNDTFVIMPTGGGKSMCYQLPALMSDGTAIVISPLIALMKNQVDQLRAFGGSDSIAHFLNSSLTKADIARVKEDVLSGVTKLLYVAPESLTKQENIDFLRLNHVSFVAVDEAHCISEWGHDFRPEYRKIRQVISNIGENIPIIALTATATPKVQQDIQKNLQMNNATIYKSSFNRANLFYEVRAKRNVIKEIVKFVKQNQGKSGIIYCLSRKKVEEVAEVLSLNGVKALPYHAGLDPKVRADTQDKFLMEDVDVIVATIAFGMGIDKPDVRYVIHHDVPKSMEGYYQETGRAGRDGGEGVCVAFYSQKDIDKLQKFMKDKPVSEREIGTQILKEVIDYAESSVCRRKQLLHYFGENFNEAGCNCMCDNCSTHKEHFDGEEQLHRALSLIKQIGEKFDDHHIISVLMGQDNPQVHNYGHHLIDAFGSGKADGENLWNSLLRQALLNNFLSKDIDQYGLLRLTRTGHAFLDNPYSIRFILNTPIEATDDDDSEDGPKQGGGALDTELLQMLKDLRKKLAKQKGLPPFVIFQDPSLEEMCTHYPINTEELKQISGVGAGKALKFGAPFVDLIKKYVEDNDIDRPIDMVIKSAANKSALKVYIIQNIDRHLNLEDIAASKGLSYEEILKEIETIVNSGTKLNLNYYIDEVIDEDKQEEVFDYFRAAEIDSIDDALVELGNDDYTREEVQLMRIKFMSELGN from the coding sequence ATAGAGACCAAGAAGTCGCTTTTTGATAATCTCCAGAACTTTTTTGGGTTCGATAACTTTAAAGGAGAACAGGAAGCGATTATAACTAATATTTTAGCGGGGAACGATACGTTTGTGATTATGCCTACCGGTGGCGGCAAATCCATGTGTTATCAACTGCCCGCGTTAATGAGCGATGGAACAGCGATTGTGATCTCGCCATTAATTGCATTGATGAAAAACCAGGTTGATCAATTGAGAGCATTCGGCGGATCAGACAGCATAGCGCATTTCTTAAATTCGTCATTAACCAAGGCTGATATTGCAAGGGTTAAAGAGGATGTTTTAAGTGGTGTAACCAAACTATTATACGTTGCACCAGAGTCATTAACCAAACAGGAAAATATTGATTTTTTACGCCTGAACCATGTATCATTCGTGGCAGTTGATGAGGCGCACTGTATATCGGAATGGGGCCATGATTTCCGCCCGGAATACCGTAAAATAAGACAGGTTATCAGCAATATCGGCGAAAATATACCTATCATCGCCTTAACAGCAACCGCTACTCCAAAAGTTCAGCAGGATATTCAAAAAAACCTGCAAATGAACAATGCCACCATTTACAAATCATCATTTAACCGTGCAAACCTGTTTTACGAGGTACGTGCAAAACGTAACGTAATTAAGGAGATAGTAAAGTTTGTTAAGCAAAACCAAGGGAAATCAGGCATCATTTATTGCCTTAGCCGTAAAAAAGTTGAGGAAGTAGCCGAAGTGCTGAGCCTTAACGGGGTTAAAGCATTACCATACCACGCAGGCCTGGATCCTAAAGTAAGGGCTGATACACAGGATAAATTCCTGATGGAGGATGTAGACGTAATTGTGGCCACTATAGCCTTTGGTATGGGGATAGATAAACCCGATGTGCGTTACGTGATACACCACGATGTGCCTAAAAGCATGGAAGGTTATTACCAGGAAACCGGCCGTGCCGGGCGTGACGGCGGGGAAGGGGTTTGCGTAGCTTTCTATTCGCAGAAGGATATTGACAAGCTGCAAAAATTCATGAAAGATAAACCGGTTTCGGAACGCGAAATTGGTACCCAGATATTAAAAGAAGTTATTGATTACGCCGAATCATCAGTATGCCGCCGCAAGCAATTGCTGCACTATTTTGGTGAAAACTTTAACGAGGCCGGTTGTAATTGCATGTGCGATAATTGCAGTACCCACAAAGAGCACTTTGATGGCGAAGAGCAACTGCACAGGGCACTGAGCCTGATCAAACAGATAGGTGAGAAGTTCGATGATCACCACATCATCAGTGTATTGATGGGTCAGGATAACCCGCAGGTACATAACTACGGGCATCATTTGATCGATGCCTTTGGATCAGGTAAAGCCGATGGCGAAAACCTTTGGAACTCGTTGTTAAGGCAGGCCTTGCTGAATAATTTTCTTTCAAAGGATATTGACCAGTACGGTTTGTTGCGCTTGACCCGCACAGGCCACGCGTTTTTAGATAACCCATACAGCATCCGTTTTATATTGAACACACCTATTGAGGCTACGGATGATGATGACTCGGAAGATGGGCCAAAACAGGGTGGGGGCGCTTTGGATACAGAGCTGTTGCAAATGCTGAAAGACCTGCGTAAAAAGCTGGCTAAGCAAAAAGGATTGCCTCCGTTTGTTATCTTCCAGGATCCGTCATTAGAGGAAATGTGTACGCACTACCCGATTAATACCGAAGAGCTGAAACAGATTTCGGGCGTTGGGGCAGGCAAGGCACTAAAATTTGGTGCTCCTTTTGTTGATCTGATCAAGAAGTACGTTGAGGATAATGATATAGATCGCCCTATTGATATGGTGATCAAGAGTGCCGCCAATAAATCAGCGCTTAAGGTTTACATTATCCAGAATATTGACAGGCACTTGAACCTGGAAGACATTGCAGCTTCGAAAGGTTTGAGCTACGAAGAGATATTAAAAGAGATTGAAACCATAGTTAACTCAGGCACCAAGCTTAACCTTAACTATTATATCGACGAGGTAATTGATGAGGATAAGCAGGAAGAAGTATTTGATTACTTCCGCGCCGCTGAGATCGACTCAATAGATGATGCTTTGGTTGAACTCGGCAACGATGATTACACTCGTGAAGAGGTTCAGCTAATGCGCATAAAATTCATGTCGGAACTGGGGAACTAA
- the dnaB gene encoding replicative DNA helicase: MIFENDKPNYNQNTGERRGRPTNPTPFSGLGKLPPQAIDLEEAVLGALMLEKDALSSVIDILKPEVFYVDKHQKIFHAIHQLFEKSSPVDILTVTAHLRQLGELEMIGGAYYITELTNRVASAANIEFHARIIIQKFIQRELIRISTEVIQSAYEDTTDVLDLLDKAEKNLFEIAQNNLRRDSRKMDDLMHETLKEIEALKDKKDGLTGVPSGFTDLDRMTSGWQKSDLVIIAARPAMGKTAFVLTCARNAAVEFDKPVVVFSLEMSSVQLVNRLISGETEIEQEKIRKGTLEEWEWQQIHSKIGRLEAAPLILDDTPALNIFEFRAKCRRLKSQHDIQLIIIDYLQLMHGKSDSKGGGNREQEIGSISRALKSVAKELNVPVIALSQLSRAVESRPGGSKKPMLSDLRESGSIEQDADMVLFLYRPEYYGLTEDENGQPTQGVGEVIIAKHRNGETGTVRLKFVGKFVKFIDLDQGMDGFPSAASPFAGLNPSQDFDKPSNFIIRPSRMDDIDDEAPF; this comes from the coding sequence ATGATTTTTGAGAACGATAAACCTAATTACAATCAGAATACAGGTGAGCGCAGAGGCCGCCCCACTAATCCTACGCCATTTAGCGGGCTGGGGAAATTACCCCCTCAGGCGATAGATCTGGAAGAGGCTGTACTAGGCGCATTGATGCTGGAAAAAGATGCCTTATCATCTGTTATTGACATCTTAAAACCCGAGGTTTTTTATGTAGATAAACACCAAAAGATATTTCATGCTATCCACCAGCTATTTGAAAAATCATCACCGGTAGATATACTTACGGTAACCGCCCATTTGCGCCAGTTAGGCGAATTAGAGATGATAGGCGGCGCTTATTACATAACCGAGCTTACCAACCGTGTTGCATCGGCAGCAAATATTGAGTTCCATGCGCGTATTATCATCCAAAAATTCATACAGCGTGAACTGATCCGAATCTCTACCGAAGTTATCCAAAGTGCATACGAGGATACTACCGATGTACTCGATCTGTTGGATAAGGCAGAAAAAAATCTTTTCGAGATCGCCCAAAACAACCTGCGCCGTGATTCGCGCAAGATGGACGACCTGATGCATGAAACTTTAAAGGAGATTGAAGCCCTTAAAGATAAAAAGGATGGATTAACAGGTGTGCCTTCCGGCTTTACCGATCTCGACCGCATGACCTCGGGCTGGCAAAAATCCGACCTGGTGATCATCGCTGCCCGCCCTGCGATGGGTAAAACAGCCTTTGTACTTACCTGCGCCCGTAATGCTGCAGTTGAGTTTGATAAACCGGTTGTTGTGTTCTCGCTCGAGATGTCGTCAGTTCAATTGGTTAATCGTTTAATATCAGGTGAAACCGAAATTGAGCAGGAAAAGATACGTAAAGGAACTTTAGAGGAATGGGAATGGCAGCAGATCCACTCCAAAATAGGCAGGCTTGAGGCAGCTCCGCTGATACTTGATGATACCCCGGCACTAAATATATTTGAGTTCAGGGCCAAGTGCCGTCGTTTAAAATCGCAGCATGATATACAGTTAATCATCATCGATTACCTGCAATTGATGCATGGTAAGTCTGATAGTAAAGGTGGTGGTAACCGTGAGCAGGAAATTGGTAGTATATCAAGAGCACTAAAATCCGTTGCTAAAGAGTTAAATGTACCGGTGATAGCACTATCGCAATTAAGCCGTGCAGTTGAAAGCAGGCCGGGTGGCTCTAAAAAGCCTATGCTATCAGATTTGCGTGAATCGGGCTCTATTGAGCAGGATGCGGACATGGTATTGTTCCTGTACCGCCCTGAATATTACGGATTAACCGAGGATGAAAATGGCCAGCCAACACAAGGCGTAGGCGAAGTAATTATAGCCAAGCACCGTAATGGCGAAACAGGCACAGTACGTTTAAAATTTGTAGGCAAATTTGTTAAATTCATCGATCTTGACCAGGGCATGGACGGCTTCCCATCGGCGGCTAGTCCGTTTGCGGGCTTAAACCCATCACAGGATTTTGATAAGCCAAGCAACTTTATTATCAGGCCATCGCGTATGGATGATATTGATGATGAAGCACCGTTTTAA
- the chrA gene encoding chromate efflux transporter translates to MSRRELLFIRDSIIYTFTSFGGPQAHIAILLREFVEKRNYISEEELMELLALSQLLPGPSSTQTLVGIAWKVGGLRLAIITFLIWILPSATVMCLAAISYEMFEGRAKFTEVLKFIQPIAVGIVAYATYTFATKFLKTRVSVMLAIGSLIVTLILQNPYAFPILILLGGIISSAMETQPQENELRTKLFANVNPNKVAYFIGILLFFAVLGAIINQTSPFSLPIRLFENFYRNGILIFGGGQVLVPLMYTEFVGVKHYLTSSEFLSGYALQQALPGPTFSFTSFLGGITLGNKGYGIGGQIIGSIVAVIGINLPGLILILFIVPFWNDLKKITLIKNSLSGINSVAVGFMATAFILLARPFGTEWLSYVLMLGTALLLYFTKIKTPVVIIIGIVLGLIF, encoded by the coding sequence TTGAGCAGACGGGAACTTTTATTCATTCGCGATTCCATCATCTACACCTTCACTTCCTTTGGTGGTCCGCAGGCGCATATTGCTATTTTGCTGCGCGAATTTGTTGAAAAACGTAACTACATCAGCGAAGAGGAATTGATGGAGCTACTGGCGCTTAGTCAGCTGTTGCCGGGCCCGTCATCTACCCAGACCCTGGTAGGTATTGCCTGGAAAGTAGGAGGGTTGCGCCTGGCCATCATCACTTTTTTAATTTGGATATTGCCATCGGCTACGGTGATGTGTTTAGCAGCAATCAGTTATGAAATGTTTGAGGGGCGGGCTAAATTTACTGAGGTATTAAAGTTTATACAGCCCATTGCTGTTGGTATTGTTGCTTATGCTACCTATACGTTTGCTACAAAGTTCCTCAAAACAAGGGTGAGCGTTATGCTGGCCATAGGCTCACTTATAGTTACGCTGATACTGCAAAACCCATATGCGTTCCCTATACTGATCTTATTAGGCGGCATCATATCATCCGCAATGGAAACCCAGCCACAGGAAAATGAACTGCGGACAAAACTTTTTGCCAATGTAAACCCTAACAAAGTGGCGTACTTTATTGGTATTTTGCTATTCTTCGCGGTATTGGGCGCTATCATCAATCAAACTTCACCATTCAGTTTACCTATACGTTTGTTTGAGAATTTTTACCGGAATGGTATCCTCATTTTTGGCGGTGGACAAGTATTGGTACCCCTAATGTACACCGAGTTTGTTGGTGTAAAGCACTATTTAACCAGCTCCGAATTTCTTTCGGGATATGCCTTACAACAGGCCTTACCGGGACCTACATTTTCCTTTACCTCTTTTTTAGGGGGGATCACCTTAGGTAATAAAGGTTACGGTATTGGCGGGCAGATAATAGGCAGTATTGTGGCTGTTATTGGCATTAATTTGCCGGGTTTGATACTTATCTTGTTCATCGTCCCTTTTTGGAATGATCTGAAAAAAATAACGCTGATAAAAAACTCGCTGAGCGGCATTAACTCCGTTGCGGTGGGCTTTATGGCAACAGCATTTATACTCCTTGCCCGGCCTTTTGGTACCGAGTGGCTATCTTATGTATTAATGTTAGGTACGGCTTTGTTGCTTTATTTTACTAAGATAAAAACACCGGTAGTTATTATTATTGGGATAGTACTGGGCTTGATATTTTAG